GAGCCGGGCGAACACGCCACGGCCCTCGATTTCGGCAATGATCTCCTTAAAGCCGCCAAGCGCGCCTTCGCTCGCCGAGACGATCTCAACGCGCCAGCCCTTGGTCTCCGCATAGCGCTGATACATGCGGAAGAGATCGCCCGCAAAAAGTGCCGCTTCGTCGCCGCCCGTGCCGGCGCGAATTTCGAGGATGGCGCTTTTCTCGTCCGCGGCATCCTTTGGCAATAAGGAGATGCGCAGCTTTTGTTCGAGCACCGCGAGCCGGTCGCGCGCCTCCGTGCGTTCGCTCTCCGCGAGGCTGCGCATCTCGGCGTCGAGCTTCGGATCGTTGAGGAGCGAATCGAGTCCCGCGATCTCGCCGACTTCGCTGCGATAAGCGCGGATCGCGGTGACGACGTCGTCGAGTTCCGCCAATTCGCGCGAAAGCGCAACGAAGGTTGTCGAATCGGGACCCGAGGCGAGACGATCCGAAATTTCGGTATGACGGCGCAGAATGAGATCGAGCTTGTCTTGCGGCAGCATGACTTTCTAAGAGCTTATCGCGGCGACCCCGTCAATGCCGCGGCTAGAGCGCAGGCCTGGAGTGGTGGTCTAGAGGGGAATGTCCTGCGCGATCGCGAATGCGTTGAGCGGCTCACGGATGGAACGTGCGCCGTCTTTGGCATCGATCAGACCGCCGACCAATTTGCTCACCGCCGCGAGGTCTGTGGCAAGCAACGCCGCCTTGACCGGGCCGATCGAGGACGCGGACATCGACAATTTGCGGAAGCCGATCGCCATCAATGCGAGCGCTTCCAGCGGCTGGCCGCCCATCTCGCCGCAGAGCGTCACAGGCGTCTTGTTGCGCGAAGCGGCTTCGACGATTCCGCGCAAGGCCCGCAACAGCGGCGCCGATAAAGGATCGAACCGGCTCGACACATGCTTGTTCTCACGATCGGCGGCGAACATGTATTGAATCAAGTCATTCGTACCGACCGACAGAAAATCGGCCTGGGCGCAAATTTCGTCGAGTTGCCAGAGCAACGACGGCACCTCGACCATTGCGCCGAGCTGCACTTCGCGCGGCACGCCGTAATTATGGCGCTTCAGAAAAGCGATTTCCCGCTGGACTAAAACTTTCGCCCTGGCGAATTCGTCAACGACGGCGACCATTGGAAACATGATCCGCAAATCGCGACCGGCACCGGCCCGCAGCAGCGCGCGCAATTGCATCCGCAGCAACGCCGGACGATCGAGCGAAATACGGATCGCGCGCCAGCCGAGCGCAGGATTTTCTTCCTCGGCCTGCGTCATATAGGGCAGCACTTTGTCCGAGCCGATATCCAGCGTGCGGAAAGTGATCGGCCGATCCCCGGCAGACGCGAAAGCGGCCGTATAGAAATCATATTGCTGTTCGATCCGCGGGAATTGCGAAACGATCATGAATTGCAATTCGGTACGGAACAGGCCGATCGAGGTCGCGCCGGTTTCTTCCACATGCTGAAGATCGACAAGAAGGCCGGCGTTCATATGCAATTCGAACGCAGTGCCATCCTTGGTGACGGAAGGAACGTCGCGCAGCTTGTGATATTGCTCCTGCCGCCGCGCGCGCAGTCTGGCCTTTTCCGCATAAGCGTTCTGGACATCGCCCGGCGGGCGCACCTGTACATCGCCGGTCGAACCATCGACAATCAAGGCATCGCCGGGCTCGACGAAAGAGAGAATGTTCGAGACTTCGCCGACCGAGGGAATGCCGAGCGCCCGGGCGACGATCGCGACATGGCTCGAAAGGCCCGCATCCTCCAGCACGATGCCGCGCAATTTGGTGCGATCATAATCAAGCAGCGCCGCCGGTCCCATCGTACGCGCGACGATGATGGCGTTGTCGGGCAGTTCTGATTGCGCGGTTACGAAATCGCGGCCAGCGAGCTGATAAAGCAGCCGGTTGGCAAGGTCGTCGAGATCGTGCAGGCGTTCGCGCAGATAAGGGTCGGTCTGGCGCTGCAGCCGGGCACGCGCATCGTTTTGCACGCGCTCGACCGCAGCCTCAGCCGTGAGACCCGTCGCGACCGCCTCGCGCAGCCGACGCATCCAGCCACGATCGTAAGCGAACATGCGGAAGGCTTCGAGCACCTCGCGATGCTCGCCATGACCAAGGTCGCCGCGCTCAATCAATTTGTCGATCGATTCGCGTACGCCGGTGATCGCGGTTTCGAGCCGGTCCGTCTCGGCTTTGACGTCTTCGGCAACAAGTTGTTTTACGATGACGCGCGGCTCGTGCAGCACGACGTAGCCAAGCCCGACACCATCCGCGAGCGGCACGCCTTTCAGCGTCACCGGCCGGTTGAGCGCGATCTCGGTATCGAGCAGACCGATCGACTGCAGTTCGCCCGAAGCGACCATTTCGGCGAGCAGCATCGCCGTCGTCTGTAGCGCCTCCATCTCCTCTTCGAGATAGACGCGGCGCGCACGATTCTGCACGACGAGGACGCCCAGCGTGTTGCCGCCGCGCAGGATCGGCACGCCGAGGAACGAGGAATAAATTTCTTCGCCCGTCTCCGGCCGATAGGAAAACGAAGGATGGTGTTGTGCATCGGCGAGCGCCAACGCCTCGGCCGATTCGGCGATCAGGCCGACAAGGCCCTCGCCTTTCCGCATCGAAGTGAGATGGACGGCCTCGCGATTCAAACCTTCCGTGGCGAAAAGTTCAAGTCGGCCGTCGGCGCGCAGAACGTAAACCGAGCAAACCTCCGCCACCATATTTGCGGCGATGAGGATGACGATCTTATCGAGGCGATCTTGCGGGCTGATCGGCTCGGCCACGACCTCGCGTAGGCGCCGCAGCAATTGACGCGGGCCCCCCCGGTACCGTGCGCACTGCCTTGTCTTGTTCCGGCCCTTCGGCCTGGGATTCATAGGTCGGCACAAGCTTATCCACAGGGGGACTGAAAGCGATCGATCAGGAGGAACGCCCGCCGCACGCTCCTCCAACGATGGCGCCGCGGCGATCAGACGGGTCCGCAAAGAACTCCGCCATAGTTAAGAGCCGGTGCCAGCGAAACGCGACACCTTCCTATAGCGAATGCAAAGATCAGACCGCAAGCGTTCAAACGACAGGCCGCGAAAAAGTTACGCGGATTTAGACCTGATCAAGACCATAAAGCGTGTGCAACGTGCGGACCGCGAGTTCCGTATAGGCGGCGTCAATCAATATTGAAAATTTGATTTCAGACGTCGTGATCGCGCGAATGTTAATGCCCTTTTCCGACAGCGATTTGAACGCCAGCGCCGCGACGCCGGCGTGGCTGCGCATGCCGATACCGATCGCCGAAACCTTGGCAACATCAACGGCACCCTGCAATGCAGCATAGCCGATCGTGGCACGTGCTTTTTCCAAAATCGCGCGGGCGCGGTCGTAATCGTTGGCGGCAACCGTGAACGTCATATCGGTCGTCACAGTGTCGTCGGACGCGACCTGGACGATCATATCGACGTTGATATGCGCGTCCGCGAGCGGCATGAAAATCGCCGCGGCCACGCCCGGCCGGTCGGCGACGCGGCGCAAGGTGATTTGCGCCTCGTTGCGTGAAAAGGCGATGCCGGTCACGACCTGCTGCTCCACGATATCCTCCTCATCGCAAATCAAAGTGCCAGGGCTCGGACTGTCGGGATCGTCAAATGAAGACCGCACATAGGTCTTGACGCGTTTCATCATCGCAAGTTCGACTGAGCGCACCTGCATCACCTTGGCGCCGAGCGAGGCCATTTCCAAGATTTCTTCGAAGGCGATACGGTCAAGCCGCCGCGCTTTCGGCACAACGCGCGGATCGGTCGTATATATGCCGTCCACATCCGTGTAGATATCGCAGCGTTCCGCCTT
This Methylovirgula sp. DNA region includes the following protein-coding sequences:
- the ptsP gene encoding phosphoenolpyruvate--protein phosphotransferase; the encoded protein is MNPRPKGRNKTRQCARYRGGPRQLLRRLREVVAEPISPQDRLDKIVILIAANMVAEVCSVYVLRADGRLELFATEGLNREAVHLTSMRKGEGLVGLIAESAEALALADAQHHPSFSYRPETGEEIYSSFLGVPILRGGNTLGVLVVQNRARRVYLEEEMEALQTTAMLLAEMVASGELQSIGLLDTEIALNRPVTLKGVPLADGVGLGYVVLHEPRVIVKQLVAEDVKAETDRLETAITGVRESIDKLIERGDLGHGEHREVLEAFRMFAYDRGWMRRLREAVATGLTAEAAVERVQNDARARLQRQTDPYLRERLHDLDDLANRLLYQLAGRDFVTAQSELPDNAIIVARTMGPAALLDYDRTKLRGIVLEDAGLSSHVAIVARALGIPSVGEVSNILSFVEPGDALIVDGSTGDVQVRPPGDVQNAYAEKARLRARRQEQYHKLRDVPSVTKDGTAFELHMNAGLLVDLQHVEETGATSIGLFRTELQFMIVSQFPRIEQQYDFYTAAFASAGDRPITFRTLDIGSDKVLPYMTQAEEENPALGWRAIRISLDRPALLRMQLRALLRAGAGRDLRIMFPMVAVVDEFARAKVLVQREIAFLKRHNYGVPREVQLGAMVEVPSLLWQLDEICAQADFLSVGTNDLIQYMFAADRENKHVSSRFDPLSAPLLRALRGIVEAASRNKTPVTLCGEMGGQPLEALALMAIGFRKLSMSASSIGPVKAALLATDLAAVSKLVGGLIDAKDGARSIREPLNAFAIAQDIPL
- a CDS encoding aspartate kinase; the protein is MGRLVMKFGGTSVAGVDRIRNVARHVQREVAAGHEVAVVVSAMAGKTDELVALCKDASRRYDPREYDAVVASGEQVTAGLLAIVLNDMGIPARSWQGWQVPILTTEAASAARISAVNGEHILAGFLAKEVAVVAGFQGMSAATGRIATLGRGGSDTSAVAIAAAIKAERCDIYTDVDGIYTTDPRVVPKARRLDRIAFEEILEMASLGAKVMQVRSVELAMMKRVKTYVRSSFDDPDSPSPGTLICDEEDIVEQQVVTGIAFSRNEAQITLRRVADRPGVAAAIFMPLADAHINVDMIVQVASDDTVTTDMTFTVAANDYDRARAILEKARATIGYAALQGAVDVAKVSAIGIGMRSHAGVAALAFKSLSEKGINIRAITTSEIKFSILIDAAYTELAVRTLHTLYGLDQV